One genomic window of Panicum hallii strain FIL2 chromosome 6, PHallii_v3.1, whole genome shotgun sequence includes the following:
- the LOC112897105 gene encoding transcription factor MAMYB: MEFVDPWDTQSRARVVHSGANSTSSPSSTTAGASPSLPHAASCAAAAVALLAAAYYLPPAYQILSSLLVWVASSLLLAPFAPSSATGGDFSVGRGRLLPAQEPAKEPVPEPAPAPRRARRQNPAPAPAKPSDPVAAPVQPAASLQSLQKAAGAGGTVVDGGEREEDAGEWTDQELELLRRQMVKHPAGEPQRWEKIAAVFGGRRTPESVIRAAKSGAAAAGGGSFEQFLRKRKPLDPRAEAADAGDNAGGGESADGAWSAGDDRALLNALKEFPKDTAMRWEKVAAAVPGKTKAACMKRVTELKRDFRSTKAAS, encoded by the coding sequence ATGGAGTTCGTCGACCCCTGGGACACTCAGTCCCGCGCTCGCGTCGTCCATTCCGGCGCCAACTCCacctcctcgccctcctccaccaccgccggaGCGTCCCCCTCCCTCCCCCACGCCGCATcttgcgccgccgcggccgtcgcgctcctcgccgccgcgtaCTACCTCCCCCCGGCCTACCAGATCCTCTCATCCCTCCTCGTGTGGGTCGCGtcctccctcctcctcgcccCCTTCGCGCCTTCCTCGGCCACCGGCGGCGACTTCTCCGTCGGCCGAGGCCGCCTCCTTCCCGCTCAGGAACCGGCCAAGGAACCGGTTCCGGAGCCCGCCCCCGCTCCCCGCCGCGCTCGTCGGCAGAACCCGGCCCCGGCGCCCGCGAAGCCCTCAGATCCGGTCGCTGCTCCCGTCCAACCGGCTGCGTCGCTGCAGTCGCTGCAGAAGGCGGCGGGTGCGGGTGGGACCGTCGTGGATGGCGGCGAGAGGGAGGAGGACGCCGGCGAGTGGACCGACCAAGAGCTGGAGCTCCTCCGGCGGCAGATGGTGAAGCACCCGGCGGGCGAGCCCCAGCGCTGGGAGAAGATCGCCGCGGTGTTCGGCGGCCGGCGCACGCCGGAGAGCGTCATCCGCGCGGCGAAgtcgggcgccgcggcggcgggcggcggctcgtTCGAGCAGTTCCTGCGCAAGCGGAAGCCGCTCGACCCGAGGGCCGAGGCTGCCGACGCCGGTGACAATGCCGGCGGTGGGGAGAGTGCGGATGGCGCTTGGAGTGCCGGGGATGACCGCGCCCTACTGAACGCGCTCAAGGAGTTCCCCAAGGACACTGCAATGAGGTGGGAGAAGGTGGCGGCTGCTGTGCCCGGGAAGACGAAGGCCGCGTGCATGAAGAGGGTCACTGAGCTCAAGCGGGACTTCCGGAGCACCAAGGCAGCATCGTAG
- the LOC112896628 gene encoding tobamovirus multiplication protein 2A-like, whose product MACRGFFECVLKLLNLVVMAVGLAMVGYGAYLLAMWLQVVPPPAPPMPPSPAPVAVAASGGLVRLGRPLLLLVDASALSAGTAERLSSAWFIFAFIGVGVVLFITSIFGCAGARNGCCLSIYSFLIILFILVELAAGGFIFFNHNWKEVVPVDKTGNFDMMYSFLKENWRIAKWVALGAVIFEALLFTVAIIVQSGNQADYDSDDEYIGPRSGIRQPLVNQHQQAAADPRVPNLDYRPIRNDAWSQRMREKYGVDSFDPNRFQQATISPAEQRNRCTIL is encoded by the exons ATGGCGTGCCGGGGATTCTTCGAGTGCGTCCTCAAGCTGCTCAACCTCGTTGTCATGGCGGTCGGGCTGGCCATGGTGGGCTACGGCGCCTACCTGCTCGCGATGTGGCTGCAGgtggtgccgccgccggcgccgccgatgCCGCCGTCTCCGGCGCCGGTGGCGGTGGCTGCCAGCGGCGGGCTGGTGCGGCTCGGGAGGCCGCTGCTGCTCCTGGTCGATGCGTCCGCCCTGTCCGCCGGAACCGCGGAGAGGCTCTCCAGTGCCTG GTTTATTTTTGCGTTCATTGGTGTTGGTGTTGTACTCTTCATCACATCAATCTTTGGTTGTGCCGGAGCTAGGAATGGATGCTGCTTGTCTATT TATTCATTCCTCATTATTTTGTTCATACTGGTAGAGCTTGCTGCAGGAGGCTTCATTTTCTTCAACCATAATTGGAAAGAG GTGGTCCCAGTTGACAAAACTGGTAACTTTGACATGATGTACAGCTTTCTGAAAGAGAATTGGAGAATTGCAAAATGGGTTGCACTTGGAGCTGTTATATTTGAG GCATTGCTGTTCACTGTTGCTATCATAGTACAGTCAGGCAATCAAGCTGATTATGACAGTGATGACGAGTACATCGGCCCGAGGTCTGGAATAAGGCAGCCATTGGTAAATCAACATCAGCAAGCTGCTGCTGATCCCAGGGTGCCCAATCTGGACTACCGCCCAATCCGGAACGATGCATGGAGCCAAAGGATGAGAGAAAAG TATGGGGTGGATAGCTTCGATCCAAACAGGTTTCAACAGGCCACGATATCTCCTGCAGAGCAAAGAAACCGATGTACAATTCTCTGA